A region from the Acyrthosiphon pisum isolate AL4f chromosome A1, pea_aphid_22Mar2018_4r6ur, whole genome shotgun sequence genome encodes:
- the LOC103309282 gene encoding leucine-rich repeat and guanylate kinase domain-containing protein, whose amino-acid sequence MPLPDIPWNSPDLNRLHPIITFSRPIKDGVLNRSTLIKGLNNFIRHKEIEDYFCFTELALNNLDLKNIDIIGDYISLKKLEIHHNVIQDLSALNSLNELEYLDVSHNCLKQILNFRPPKMLYHVDYSNNNIEHMDDLSHFWSIAYLDLSYNSIKHVNGLSELNHLKFINLSHNGIKHIHYSLPCSLVEINLSCNDLESIQLDMSSSMCEILDLSHNKLKLLDFLKNAKQLSVLDIQANMIDDVLQIEYIKTLTNLRLLNVENNDFLKLNIHKQLIFSNNLPLKATIDQTFIKIDDLQELNEMEINSLLMAEKNVLKSTVLEHLSAGRSSIGAVNYCGYNYLLLPMVILVGPPKTYKKELLNTIFGKHADKFYPAIIYTTNDILCENRILKTISVTEFNKMNSTGELVFSYRFLGHSYGLNKDQLSKCTDENKVLITFTNLEGALILKNKGYNPTFVLVLPEDKLSYKIHIYESIQKYYMNQNRSMNENKSTLNKGTDGQYFNETDNNSSSSPNPDGFSIQSNTVAAVCSLETNTNAAEESETIAYRNNDIKDDFNDPV is encoded by the exons ATGCCATTGCCGGATATTCCTTGGAATTCACCCGATTTAAATCGTTTGCATCCTATAATTACATTCTCAAGACCTATTAAAGACGGAGTGTTGAACCGTAGTACATTGATCAAAGGactgaataattttataagacacAAGGAGATTGAGGATTATTTCTGTTTTACTGAACTCGCTttaaataatttg GATTTAAAAAACATCGACATCATCGGTGAttatatatctttaaaaaagTTGGAGATACATCATAATGTCATACAAGATTTGAGCGCTTTAAATAGTCTAAACGAGTTAGAGTACTTAGACGTGTCCCACAACTGtttgaaacaaatattaaacttCAGACCACCGAAGATGCTATACCATGTCGATTACTCAAACAACAATATCGAACATATGGACGATTTGTCTCATTTTTGGAGTATAGCATACTTAGATCTATCGTACAATTCTATCAAACACGTAAACGGGCTTTCGGAATTGAA tcatttgaaatttataaatttgtctcACAATGgtataaaacatatacattattCACTACCATGTTCCTTGGTGGAAATAAACTTGTCTTGCAACGATTTAGAATCTATACAATTGGACATGTCCTCAAGTATGTGTGAAATACTTGACTTGTCGCATAACAAACTAAAATTGcttgattttttaaaa aacgCCAAACAGTTGTCCGTATTGGATATACAAGCTAATATGATCGATGATGTACTGCAAATAGAATACATAAAGACACTTACAAATCTTCGCCTTTTAAATGTCGAAAACAACgattttctcaaattaaatattcacaaacaattgatattttcaaacaatttgcCTTTAAAAGCAACCATTgatcaaacatttataaaaattgatgacCTGCAG GAGTTAAATGAAATGGAAATTAATTCATTGCTTATGGCAGAAAAGAATGTATTAAAATCTACTGTCTTAGAACATTTATCTGCAGGAAGATCGTCTATAGGTGCAGTAAATTACTGTGGATACAATTACCTATTACTTCCGATGGTAATTTTGGTCGGTCCACCAAAAACTTACAAGAAAGAACTTTTGAATACGATATTTGGGAAACACGCAGATAAATTTTATCCAGCAATTATTTATACGACGAACgacatattatgtgaaaatagaatattaaaaacaatttcagtTACAGAGTTCAATAAAATGAATTCTACCGGAGAATTGGTGTTTAGCTACCGATTTTTAGGACATTCTTATGGTTTAA ACAAAGATCAATTATCCAAATGTACTGATGAAAATAAGGTATTAATCACGTTCACAAATTTAGAAGGcgcgttaattttaaaaaataaaggctACAATCCAACATTCGTGTTGGTATTACCAGAAGACAAGTtatcatacaaaatacatatatacgagagtatacaaaaatattacatgaaTCAAAACCGTTCAAtgaatgaaaat AAGTCAACACTAAATAAAGGAACAGAtggacaatattttaatgaaacggATAATAACAGTAGTAGTAG CCCAAACCCTGATGGTTTCTCGATACAGTCAAATACTGTTGCTGCGGTTTGTTCGTTGGAAACTAACACAAATGCTGCTGAAGAAAGTGAAACAATTGCATAcagaaataatgatattaaagaCGATTTCAACGATCCGGTTTGA
- the LOC115033802 gene encoding leucine-rich repeat and guanylate kinase domain-containing protein-like yields MSSSMCEILDLSHNKLKLLDFLKNAKQLSVLDIQANMIDDVLQIEYIKTLTNLRLLNVENNDFLKLNIHKQLIFSNNLPLKATIDQTFIKIDELQLVNIYSEDLESTLGNELLQFDSLVNLRQKDCKKEESWELFLFRILCEDNLKVTFPNVDIARFQK; encoded by the exons ATGTCCTCAAGTATGTGTGAAATACTTGACTTGTCGCATAACAAACTAAAATTGcttgattttttaaaa aacgCCAAACAGTTGTCCGTATTGGATATACAAGCTAATATGATCGATGATGTACTGCAAATAGAATACATAAAGACACTTACAAATCTTCGCCTTTTAAATGTCGAAAACAACgattttctcaaattaaatattcacaaacaattgatattttcaaacaatttgcCTTTAAAAGCAACCATTgatcaaacatttataaaaattgatgaaCTGCAG CTGGTCAATATATATTCTGAAGATTTGGAATCAACTTTAGGGAACGAATTACTGCAGTTTGATAGTTTGGTTAATTTACGTCAAAAAGATTGTAAAAAAGAAGAATCGTgggaattatttttgttcaggATACTATGCGAAGACAATTTAAAAGTTACCTTTCCAAATGTAGACATTGCtcgttttcaaaaatga